In Actinomycetota bacterium, the following are encoded in one genomic region:
- a CDS encoding ATP-binding protein produces MRARTQLTPDTSSPRAARRFVAQALVDWNGKEARDDAVLLVDELVTNAVRHARTPLEVTLEIGQAEVRVEVTDASPLIPQPRDREAADDSGRGLHIVAALADAWGVRPQPEGKAVWLRLAADRTRVEG; encoded by the coding sequence ATGCGAGCCAGGACGCAGTTGACGCCCGATACCTCCAGCCCACGGGCGGCTCGGCGTTTCGTCGCTCAGGCCCTCGTGGATTGGAACGGCAAAGAGGCGCGCGACGACGCGGTCCTGTTGGTGGATGAACTGGTGACCAACGCCGTCCGCCACGCGCGCACGCCGCTGGAGGTCACGTTGGAGATCGGCCAGGCTGAGGTCCGGGTGGAGGTTACAGACGCCAGTCCCCTCATTCCCCAGCCCCGAGACCGCGAGGCCGCAGATGACTCGGGCCGGGGCCTTCATATCGTGGCGGCCCTGGCCGACGCATGGGGAGTGCGACCACAACCCGAGGGCAAGGCGGTGTGGCTCCGTCTGGCTGCCGACCGGACACGGGTCGAAGGCTAG
- a CDS encoding STAS domain-containing protein: MHEPSTERLTGQFARLDPRLSARFRTDGDHVVVASGEIDLATAPKLWEALALLIDRGHREVVVDMAGVEFMDSQGIAAILRAQKCLAPEGGTVVIRAPRDQARKVFEITGLSELIRVED; encoded by the coding sequence ATGCACGAACCGTCAACCGAGCGCCTCACGGGGCAATTCGCGCGCCTCGACCCCAGGCTCTCGGCCCGCTTTCGCACCGACGGCGACCATGTCGTGGTCGCCTCAGGCGAGATCGACCTGGCCACCGCCCCCAAGCTGTGGGAGGCGTTGGCCTTGCTCATCGACCGGGGCCATCGCGAGGTCGTGGTCGACATGGCGGGCGTCGAGTTCATGGACTCCCAGGGCATCGCCGCCATCCTCCGTGCCCAAAAGTGCTTGGCGCCCGAGGGGGGCACGGTCGTCATCCGCGCGCCGAGAGACCAGGCGCGCAAGGTGTTCGAGATCACGGGTCTCAGCGAGCTCATCCGAGTCGAAGACTAA
- a CDS encoding ANTAR domain-containing protein, whose product MGSPRRTGGLAEQASVVLANADLYWSARNLADELQEAMRTRAVIEQAKGIILAERGGDADAAFEALVALSQRRHVKLHDVAQKLVDGAARRPTRRAPEA is encoded by the coding sequence GTGGGTTCTCCGAGGAGGACGGGGGGGCTGGCCGAGCAGGCCTCGGTGGTGCTGGCCAACGCCGATCTCTACTGGAGCGCCCGGAACCTCGCCGACGAGCTCCAGGAGGCCATGCGCACCCGGGCCGTGATCGAACAGGCCAAGGGGATCATCTTGGCCGAGCGGGGCGGCGACGCTGACGCCGCGTTCGAGGCGCTCGTGGCGCTGTCCCAGCGCCGCCACGTGAAGCTGCACGATGTCGCCCAGAAGCTGGTGGACGGCGCGGCTCGCAGGCCGACGCGGAGGGCGCCGGAGGCATAG
- a CDS encoding universal stress protein: MRPEPARSHNPARQPTSARWRFGMRVLIARDGSEIAIDAARRAQDVLAPMEQISLLCVYSDVPGDDAGGFEGSVETPEEMERDWAQLQADAHAALGRTAAVLAVKGSIERLVEVGDPGATICAVAERDGAEVIVVGSHGRGLLGRIVHLGSVSEYVLRHASCPVLVVRAVEH; the protein is encoded by the coding sequence ATGCGTCCAGAGCCGGCACGCTCGCACAACCCAGCGCGACAGCCAACGTCTGCCCGATGGCGATTTGGGATGAGAGTGCTGATCGCCAGGGACGGTTCCGAAATTGCAATTGACGCGGCGCGCCGCGCCCAGGATGTCCTCGCCCCGATGGAACAGATCAGCCTGCTGTGCGTCTATAGCGACGTGCCCGGCGATGACGCGGGCGGCTTCGAGGGGTCGGTCGAGACACCCGAGGAGATGGAGCGCGACTGGGCGCAGCTCCAAGCAGACGCCCACGCGGCATTGGGGCGCACAGCCGCCGTGCTCGCAGTGAAGGGTTCGATCGAGCGTCTCGTGGAAGTGGGGGACCCGGGCGCGACCATCTGTGCAGTGGCCGAGCGGGACGGGGCCGAGGTCATCGTGGTCGGATCGCACGGGCGAGGGCTGCTGGGGCGCATCGTTCACCTCGGCTCCGTTAGTGAGTACGTCCTGCGCCACGCGTCGTGCCCCGTCCTGGTGGTGCGGGCCGTGGAGCATTGA
- a CDS encoding oxidoreductase — MRSRVAQHLWRSRPGLRRSEWTARLLHAPDRAKTLSRRGLIVVQIDGLSRPAVTDAIDAGDMPTVASLVASEGYRLHAVYCGIPSSTPVAQAELFYGVPLAVPAYQFFDRRAKRPVRMSQPDVAAAVERSLVRHRALLGGGGSYSNVYRGGAREARFCMSSLEWTDPFRTRYPLVLPALGALYGRELLQAASRVLRDLVSTPGNFLSGMAGGQNVVAELKFATSHLAVAVIMRELIALFAVLDVARGLPVVYVNLVGYDECAHRRGPGSGLARRALRDIDDVVDRMITAARRTGRRAYDIWVISDHGQEPTVSYIERHGRPVRDAVVDVFRAQGIPVEGWPSTLRRLGLHLHGRHLLSPAAGDRDAAEGRRRNRIAVTAQGPLGHVYAFMPLAHEDLDTIAAALGEDAHIPLVMAPDGRDRARAWTAGGRWTLPKDGARILGDGHPYLATASRELVELCRHPDAGDLVISGWSLGAPLVSFPHENGSHGGPGPEETAAFALVPPDTPLTSVGAEPLRPADLRRCALGILDGTVRGGPEARRSPSVGNRLPGTLRLLTYNVHSCIGLDGRLSPERIAQVIAAREPDVVALQELDVSRHRTGRVDQAQAIAERLEMLLHFHPALSIGEERYGDAVLSRLPMRVVRAGALPRLAALRAEPRGALWVEIEAGATRVQVINTHLSLIPSERRVQVDALLGPDWLGATGAGQAVLCGDFNALSWFPVCRRIISHLRDVQLGQPGHRPRTTWQGGLGLGRIDHVFVDPAIEVVAVSVADDIQARVASDHLPLMVDLRLPNRHG; from the coding sequence GTGCGTAGCCGCGTCGCCCAACACCTGTGGCGATCGCGTCCAGGTTTGCGCCGCAGCGAGTGGACCGCGCGGCTCTTGCATGCGCCGGATCGAGCGAAGACCCTTAGCCGACGTGGGCTGATCGTCGTGCAGATCGACGGGCTCTCCCGGCCGGCCGTGACCGACGCGATCGATGCGGGTGACATGCCGACTGTCGCCAGCCTGGTCGCGAGCGAGGGGTACCGCCTGCACGCGGTGTACTGCGGGATCCCCTCGTCCACACCCGTCGCGCAAGCGGAGCTCTTCTACGGCGTCCCGCTGGCAGTTCCCGCCTACCAGTTCTTCGACCGTCGGGCCAAGCGGCCGGTCCGCATGTCGCAGCCCGACGTGGCCGCCGCGGTGGAACGAAGTCTCGTCCGCCACCGCGCGCTGCTCGGAGGTGGTGGCTCGTACTCGAACGTGTATCGAGGCGGCGCGCGCGAGGCTCGCTTCTGCATGTCGTCGCTCGAATGGACCGACCCGTTCCGAACGCGCTATCCGCTTGTTCTGCCCGCACTGGGAGCGCTGTACGGCAGGGAACTCCTGCAGGCGGCCTCCAGGGTGCTGCGCGACTTAGTGAGCACGCCCGGCAACTTTCTTAGCGGAATGGCCGGTGGCCAGAACGTCGTCGCCGAGCTGAAGTTCGCCACGTCACATCTCGCCGTCGCGGTCATCATGCGCGAGCTGATCGCGCTCTTCGCCGTCTTGGACGTGGCCCGCGGGCTGCCGGTGGTGTACGTCAACCTCGTCGGTTACGACGAGTGCGCCCACCGGCGAGGACCCGGCTCGGGGCTCGCTCGGCGTGCGTTGCGGGACATCGATGATGTCGTGGATCGGATGATCACTGCGGCCCGGCGCACGGGACGCCGCGCCTACGACATCTGGGTCATCTCCGATCACGGTCAGGAGCCGACCGTCTCGTACATCGAGCGCCATGGCCGGCCGGTCCGCGACGCGGTGGTCGACGTCTTTCGTGCCCAGGGCATCCCCGTGGAGGGTTGGCCGAGCACGCTTCGCCGCCTCGGTCTGCATCTCCACGGGCGACATCTCCTCAGTCCGGCGGCGGGCGACCGCGACGCGGCCGAAGGCCGGAGGCGCAATCGGATTGCGGTGACCGCCCAGGGACCGTTGGGCCACGTGTACGCATTCATGCCACTGGCGCACGAAGACCTCGACACCATCGCCGCCGCCCTGGGGGAGGACGCGCACATCCCGTTGGTCATGGCGCCAGACGGACGCGATCGGGCGCGCGCCTGGACCGCGGGAGGCCGCTGGACACTTCCCAAAGACGGCGCGCGCATCCTCGGCGACGGTCATCCGTATCTGGCAACCGCTTCCCGCGAGCTGGTCGAGCTCTGTCGTCATCCTGATGCGGGCGATCTGGTGATCTCGGGCTGGTCGCTCGGCGCCCCGCTCGTGAGCTTCCCGCACGAGAACGGGTCGCACGGTGGGCCGGGCCCTGAGGAGACGGCGGCGTTCGCTCTGGTCCCTCCGGACACTCCGCTGACGTCGGTGGGCGCTGAGCCGTTGCGGCCCGCGGATCTGCGCCGTTGCGCGCTCGGCATCCTGGACGGGACCGTGCGTGGAGGGCCCGAAGCTCGACGTTCACCGTCGGTCGGCAACCGTCTGCCGGGCACATTGCGTCTGCTGACCTACAACGTCCACAGCTGCATCGGCCTCGATGGCAGGCTGTCACCCGAGCGCATCGCTCAGGTTATCGCCGCACGCGAGCCGGACGTCGTCGCGCTCCAGGAGCTCGACGTCTCCCGTCATCGCACGGGGCGGGTCGATCAGGCCCAGGCAATCGCCGAGCGTCTCGAGATGCTCCTGCACTTCCACCCCGCGCTCTCGATCGGCGAGGAACGGTACGGCGACGCGGTGCTGAGTCGGCTGCCGATGCGAGTCGTGCGCGCCGGTGCCCTCCCCCGGCTCGCCGCACTGCGCGCTGAGCCTCGCGGCGCCCTGTGGGTGGAGATCGAAGCCGGCGCCACCCGGGTTCAGGTGATCAACACCCACCTGAGCCTCATCCCGTCGGAACGCCGTGTTCAGGTGGACGCGCTGCTCGGGCCCGACTGGCTGGGCGCCACTGGCGCGGGCCAGGCCGTGCTGTGCGGCGACTTCAACGCCTTGAGCTGGTTCCCCGTCTGCAGGCGCATCATTTCTCACCTGCGTGATGTGCAGCTCGGGCAGCCCGGCCACCGACCGCGCACTACATGGCAGGGCGGCCTTGGCCTGGGTCGCATCGACCACGTCTTCGTCGACCCTGCGATCGAGGTCGTCGCCGTCAGCGTTGCCGACGATATCCAAGCACGCGTCGCGTCGGACCACCTGCCGTTGATGGTCGACCTGCGGCTGCCGAACCGGCACGGCTGA
- a CDS encoding helix-turn-helix transcriptional regulator codes for MEATRGSGRLAIVPRWLEGGGQGKHSATPKGNGGDGMSAWDDLTSMEYTVASLAVGGFTHREIGAHLDLSRFAVNAHVRSVYRKLGVASRLELTDAWTVELDRSVGAS; via the coding sequence ATGGAGGCCACTCGCGGGTCCGGCCGCCTAGCGATCGTCCCGCGGTGGTTGGAGGGGGGCGGGCAAGGGAAGCACTCCGCTACCCCCAAGGGCAACGGAGGTGACGGAATGTCAGCGTGGGATGACCTCACGTCGATGGAGTACACCGTGGCCAGCCTCGCGGTCGGGGGTTTCACCCATCGAGAGATTGGCGCGCACTTGGACCTCTCGCGCTTCGCGGTCAACGCTCACGTGCGTTCGGTGTACCGAAAACTGGGCGTGGCGTCCCGCCTCGAACTCACCGACGCCTGGACCGTCGAACTCGATCGGTCCGTCGGCGCGTCCTAA